The Aequorivita sublithincola DSM 14238 genome window below encodes:
- a CDS encoding SusD/RagB family nutrient-binding outer membrane lipoprotein: protein MKKLILILTAAIFAASCSDSLEDLNKNIKDPTAVSGESLFASAQKQLADQITTPNVNLNNHRLWAQHWQETTYPDESNYDQATRPIPDNHWREMYRDVLRDLKQASINIDATDNDITNELKPNKLAIIEILNVYTFSDLVETYGNVPYSEALDIENLTPKYDDALTIYKDLIVRLTAAINSMDTGKGSFTDASDKVYGGDVALWKKFGNTLKLRMGITLADVDGATAQAAVESAFASGVFTSNADDAGYLYTSPPNGNPLNDNLVLSNRNDYVAGKTMVDLMNGLEDPRRGAYFTEKDGAFVGGVIGDQTVYTDYSHVTPDILGSDYPGWLLQYAEAEFLLAEGAARGYGVGDAASHYNAGITASFDFWGVDGAVAYIAKPEVAYNPAAWKESIGTQGYLALYNRTFASWLSLRRLDFPVLVKPLKAESGYPVRYPYPVSEINLNPDMYAEAAAAIGGDKTETRLFWDKNANTWGF from the coding sequence ATGAAGAAACTGATTTTAATTTTAACAGCGGCCATTTTTGCTGCTTCTTGTTCAGATAGTTTAGAGGATCTGAATAAAAATATAAAAGACCCTACAGCAGTTAGCGGTGAGAGTTTGTTCGCTTCTGCTCAAAAACAGCTTGCTGATCAGATAACTACGCCAAACGTTAACCTTAACAACCATAGGTTGTGGGCGCAACACTGGCAGGAGACTACTTATCCTGATGAAAGTAACTATGATCAAGCAACACGTCCTATTCCAGATAACCACTGGAGAGAAATGTATAGAGACGTATTGAGAGATCTTAAGCAGGCAAGTATAAATATTGATGCAACTGATAATGACATTACAAACGAGTTGAAACCAAACAAATTGGCTATCATTGAAATACTGAATGTGTATACTTTTAGTGACTTGGTAGAAACTTACGGTAACGTTCCTTATTCAGAAGCATTGGATATAGAGAATCTAACTCCTAAGTATGATGATGCCTTAACTATTTACAAAGATTTAATTGTACGTTTAACTGCAGCGATTAATTCTATGGATACTGGAAAAGGAAGTTTTACAGATGCTTCTGACAAAGTTTATGGTGGTGATGTTGCCTTATGGAAAAAGTTTGGAAATACGCTTAAGTTGAGAATGGGTATTACATTAGCTGATGTTGATGGTGCTACTGCTCAAGCTGCGGTTGAATCTGCTTTTGCTTCTGGAGTATTCACAAGCAACGCAGATGATGCTGGTTACCTTTATACTTCTCCTCCAAACGGAAATCCTTTAAATGACAACTTAGTGCTTAGTAACCGTAACGATTACGTTGCAGGTAAAACTATGGTTGATTTGATGAATGGATTGGAAGACCCAAGAAGAGGTGCTTATTTTACTGAAAAAGATGGTGCTTTTGTTGGAGGTGTAATTGGAGACCAAACGGTTTACACTGATTACAGTCACGTTACACCAGATATCCTTGGTTCAGATTATCCAGGATGGTTACTACAATATGCTGAAGCTGAATTTTTGTTAGCCGAAGGTGCTGCAAGAGGTTACGGTGTTGGCGATGCTGCAAGTCACTATAACGCGGGTATAACTGCATCCTTTGATTTTTGGGGTGTTGATGGTGCTGTTGCTTATATTGCAAAACCAGAGGTGGCTTACAACCCTGCTGCTTGGAAAGAGTCTATTGGTACTCAAGGTTATTTAGCTCTGTATAACAGAACTTTTGCTTCTTGGCTTTCACTTAGACGTTTGGATTTCCCAGTTTTGGTTAAACCATTAAAAGCTGAGTCTGGATATCCTGTGCGTTATCCTTATCCAGTATCTGAGATTAACCTAAATCCTGATATGTATGCTGAAGCAGCTGCCGCGATTGGTGGTGATAAAACAGAAACTAGGCTTTTCTGGGATAAAAATGCTAATACTTGGGGCTTTTAA
- a CDS encoding sigma-70 family RNA polymerase sigma factor has product MRQLKITKQVTNRETASLDKYLQEIGKVDLITADEEVELAQRIKAGDLLALEKLTKANLRFVVSVAKQYQNQGLTLPDLINEGNLGLIKAAQRFDETRGFKFISYAVWWIRQSILQALAEQSRIVRLPLNKIGSINKINKMYAYLEQANERPPSAEEIAKELDMTINDVKESMKNSGRHVSMDAPLVEGEDSNLYDVLRSGESPNPDRALLHESLRTEIERALETLTPREADVIRLYFGLGDQHPMTLEEIGETFDLTRERVRQIKEKAIRRLKHTSRSKILMTYLG; this is encoded by the coding sequence ATGAGACAACTTAAAATTACAAAGCAGGTAACCAACAGGGAAACTGCTTCATTAGACAAATACCTTCAGGAAATTGGTAAAGTTGACTTAATCACCGCAGACGAAGAAGTAGAATTGGCACAACGCATAAAAGCGGGTGACCTTCTTGCTTTGGAAAAATTGACCAAAGCAAACTTACGTTTCGTGGTTTCGGTGGCGAAGCAATACCAAAACCAAGGACTTACCCTTCCAGATCTTATTAATGAAGGAAACCTTGGCCTTATTAAAGCCGCACAACGTTTTGATGAAACGCGTGGTTTTAAATTTATTTCTTATGCCGTTTGGTGGATTCGTCAGTCTATTCTTCAAGCTTTGGCAGAGCAATCACGTATTGTTCGTTTGCCTTTGAACAAGATTGGAAGCATCAACAAAATCAACAAAATGTATGCTTATTTGGAACAAGCCAATGAGCGCCCACCTTCCGCAGAAGAAATTGCGAAGGAACTAGACATGACCATTAATGACGTAAAAGAGTCCATGAAAAACTCTGGCCGTCACGTATCAATGGACGCACCGCTTGTAGAAGGAGAAGATAGTAACCTTTACGACGTTTTGCGAAGTGGTGAAAGTCCAAACCCGGACCGCGCTTTGTTGCACGAATCGCTTAGAACAGAAATAGAACGTGCTTTGGAAACATTAACGCCACGGGAAGCAGACGTTATTCGTCTTTATTTTGGTCTTGGAGATCAACACCCAATGACTTTGGAAGAAATAGGTGAAACATTTGATCTTACACGTGAGCGCGTTCGCCAAATTAAAGAAAAGGCAATCCGAAGATTAAAGCATACTTCAAGAAGTAAAATATTAATGACATATTTGGGATAG
- a CDS encoding heavy-metal-associated domain-containing protein yields MKKAILIITLSFIGATGFAQNKNAKATIDVDGVCGMCKERIENASIGAKGVKMATWNVDTHQLDLIYNEKKTDLATIQQSIADSGHDTEAVKATDEVYNAIDPCCKYRDQEVVDDHK; encoded by the coding sequence ATGAAAAAAGCAATCTTAATTATTACCTTATCATTTATTGGCGCAACTGGTTTCGCCCAAAACAAAAATGCAAAAGCCACGATTGATGTGGATGGCGTTTGCGGAATGTGTAAAGAACGCATAGAAAATGCTTCTATTGGAGCAAAAGGTGTGAAAATGGCAACTTGGAATGTAGATACCCACCAGTTGGATCTAATCTATAATGAAAAGAAAACAGATCTGGCTACAATTCAGCAGAGTATTGCAGATAGTGGTCACGATACCGAAGCAGTAAAGGCTACAGATGAAGTTTATAATGCAATAGACCCTTGCTGTAAATACCGCGACCAAGAAGTTGTGGATGACCACAAATAG
- a CDS encoding SusC/RagA family TonB-linked outer membrane protein has product MKTKFSGILTLLLVLIVQLAFAQEKTISGTVADDTGLPLPGVNIIIKGTSTGTQSDFDGNYSIEAAVGQTLIYSYVGFETQEIAVGASNKMNVTMAAGAVLDEVVVTALGISREKQSLGYSTQQVAGEDLATVKTNNFTNGLSGKVAGLQIRRNNNFGGSTNVVIRGITSLTGDNQALFVVDGVPISNRNTNSANQKNSSAGNYYDYGNAAADINPDDIESVNVLKGAAASALYGSRAASGVIIITTKKGKKSKGMGVTINSNAQVGFIDKSTFAEYQSSYGAGYGGETFTSEDINGDGINDVVVNYIDDASYGPAFDPNLFIYQWDSFDPASPNYLKKTPWTAAKNGPITFFETPLTLTNSISISNGFENGSYRMSYTKLDQSGLMPNSQIDRHNFIFTGTFDLSENLTAGAFANFIKTDAVGRNSTGYNDNVVGNMKQWWQTNVDLQAQRDIYYNTKRNIGWNPGDSAPGTSPIFWDNPYWTRYENYQNDGRSRFLGNFDLNYKLADWVNVTGRVSTDTYNEQQEERRAVGSVPTSFGITRGNVDSGYLRRDLTVTETNYDLMFNFDGDITEDISIAGLIGTNIRRNEFNQLTSSTAGGLVVPGLYSLQNSRSPLPNSQERAEKIGVDGIYASASLGFWNVLYIDGTFRRDRFSTLPKDDAAFNYPSISSSFVFSKLLNVNAISFGKLRVNYAEVGNGADFDRLESSYDINTDIGTSVPSTANNRFLEPERTEGYEAGLEMRFVNNRIGFDFAYYKTNSINQIVQVPISEATGSSRKLVNAGNIENKGIEVSLNVTPVKNDNFSWMLNSNFTKNKSEVLELPKGAKVIQLASYQGGVKINAALNQPYGVIYGADYKYDDNGNKIVGANGKYAKTGPNEVIGDTNPDWLLGVTNTLNYKAWSMSFLIDVQQGGAVFSLDQYYGQSTGLYPDTVYLNDLGNPVRNTIENGGGFINPGVLADGTPNTKRLDASEQGAFGYAAYPQSEFVYDASYVKLRQASLSYTMPSKFLENTFMTGLQFTLSGSNLWILHKNTPYADPESGLSSGNSQGYITGSLPTTQDYGFNIKAQF; this is encoded by the coding sequence ATGAAAACAAAGTTTAGTGGAATTTTAACACTTTTGCTAGTGTTGATTGTGCAGCTCGCTTTTGCACAGGAAAAAACGATTTCCGGAACAGTGGCCGATGACACGGGTCTACCGCTTCCAGGAGTTAACATAATTATAAAAGGTACAAGTACCGGAACACAGTCTGATTTTGATGGTAATTACTCCATTGAGGCTGCAGTAGGACAAACACTTATTTATAGCTATGTAGGTTTTGAGACCCAAGAGATTGCTGTTGGGGCCTCAAATAAGATGAACGTTACTATGGCGGCCGGAGCTGTTCTGGACGAAGTAGTAGTAACTGCACTTGGTATTTCTCGTGAGAAACAATCTCTGGGTTATTCTACGCAGCAAGTAGCTGGAGAAGATTTGGCTACTGTAAAAACCAATAACTTTACAAACGGTCTTTCCGGTAAGGTTGCTGGTCTACAAATTAGAAGAAACAATAACTTTGGTGGTTCTACCAACGTTGTTATTAGAGGTATTACCTCTTTAACTGGTGACAACCAAGCATTATTTGTTGTGGATGGTGTGCCAATTAGTAACAGAAACACCAACAGTGCAAACCAAAAGAACTCTTCTGCTGGTAACTATTATGATTATGGTAATGCTGCTGCTGATATCAATCCAGACGATATTGAGTCTGTAAACGTGCTTAAAGGTGCTGCGGCATCTGCACTTTATGGTTCTCGTGCTGCTAGTGGTGTAATCATTATTACTACCAAAAAAGGTAAGAAATCTAAAGGTATGGGAGTTACTATTAACTCTAATGCGCAAGTTGGTTTTATCGACAAGAGCACTTTTGCTGAGTATCAATCAAGCTATGGTGCTGGGTACGGTGGAGAGACTTTTACCTCTGAAGATATTAATGGTGATGGTATAAATGATGTTGTTGTCAATTATATTGATGATGCTTCTTATGGACCTGCTTTTGATCCTAATCTATTCATTTATCAGTGGGATTCATTTGACCCTGCTTCGCCAAACTATCTTAAGAAAACACCTTGGACAGCTGCGAAGAACGGACCTATTACATTCTTTGAAACTCCATTGACTCTTACAAACTCTATTTCGATTTCAAATGGTTTTGAGAATGGTTCATACCGTATGTCTTATACCAAATTGGATCAGTCTGGTTTAATGCCAAATAGCCAAATAGATAGACATAACTTTATTTTTACTGGGACATTTGATCTTTCAGAAAATTTGACAGCAGGAGCTTTTGCTAATTTTATTAAAACAGATGCTGTTGGTCGTAACTCTACTGGTTATAACGATAACGTAGTTGGTAACATGAAACAATGGTGGCAAACTAACGTAGATTTACAAGCTCAAAGGGATATTTATTATAACACCAAAAGAAACATTGGTTGGAATCCAGGTGATTCTGCTCCAGGAACTAGCCCAATATTTTGGGATAACCCATACTGGACACGTTACGAAAACTACCAAAATGATGGTAGAAGCCGTTTCTTAGGTAATTTTGACTTAAACTACAAACTTGCTGATTGGGTAAATGTTACAGGTAGAGTTTCTACTGATACTTATAATGAGCAACAAGAAGAGCGTAGAGCTGTGGGTTCTGTTCCAACTTCTTTTGGTATTACTCGTGGAAACGTTGATTCAGGATATTTAAGAAGAGATTTGACAGTTACTGAAACTAACTATGACTTAATGTTTAACTTTGATGGTGACATTACAGAAGACATTAGTATTGCAGGTCTAATAGGAACTAACATTAGAAGAAATGAGTTTAACCAATTAACTTCATCTACAGCTGGTGGATTAGTGGTTCCAGGACTTTACTCTTTACAAAATTCAAGATCGCCTCTTCCGAATTCTCAAGAAAGAGCTGAGAAAATTGGTGTAGATGGTATTTACGCTAGTGCCTCTCTTGGTTTTTGGAATGTGCTTTACATAGACGGGACTTTCCGTAGAGACAGATTCTCTACACTTCCTAAAGATGATGCTGCTTTCAATTATCCATCTATTTCTTCAAGTTTTGTGTTCAGTAAATTATTGAACGTAAATGCTATCTCTTTTGGTAAGCTTAGAGTTAACTATGCTGAAGTAGGAAATGGTGCTGATTTTGATAGATTAGAAAGTAGTTATGATATCAATACGGATATAGGAACTTCTGTACCTAGTACTGCTAACAACCGTTTTTTAGAACCAGAAAGAACCGAAGGGTATGAAGCTGGTCTTGAAATGAGATTTGTGAATAACAGAATTGGTTTCGACTTTGCTTACTATAAGACTAACTCGATTAATCAAATTGTACAAGTTCCAATTTCTGAAGCAACTGGTTCATCTAGAAAGCTTGTGAATGCTGGTAATATTGAAAACAAGGGTATTGAAGTATCTTTAAATGTTACTCCAGTAAAGAATGATAACTTTAGCTGGATGTTGAATAGTAACTTCACCAAAAACAAAAGTGAAGTACTTGAGCTTCCTAAAGGCGCTAAAGTAATTCAATTAGCTAGCTACCAAGGTGGTGTTAAAATTAACGCTGCCCTTAACCAGCCTTACGGAGTTATTTACGGTGCTGATTACAAATACGATGATAATGGGAATAAAATTGTTGGCGCAAACGGTAAGTATGCAAAAACAGGACCTAACGAAGTAATTGGAGATACTAACCCAGACTGGTTGTTAGGTGTTACCAACACTTTAAACTATAAGGCTTGGTCTATGAGTTTCTTAATTGACGTTCAACAAGGAGGAGCTGTATTTTCATTAGATCAATACTACGGTCAATCAACAGGTTTATATCCTGATACAGTTTACCTAAATGATTTAGGTAACCCTGTAAGAAACACAATCGAAAATGGTGGTGGTTTCATTAATCCAGGTGTACTTGCTGATGGTACTCCAAACACTAAGAGACTTGATGCTTCTGAGCAAGGAGCTTTTGGTTATGCCGCATACCCACAATCAGAGTTTGTGTATGACGCTAGCTATGTAAAACTACGTCAAGCTTCTCTTAGCTACACAATGCCTTCTAAGTTTCTTGAGAATACTTTTATGACAGGTCTTCAGTTTACGCTTTCTGGCTCAAACCTTTGGATCCTTCATAAAAACACACCTTACGCAGATCCAGAATCTGGATTGAGCTCTGGTAACTCTCAAGGTTATATTACAGGTTCATTGCCAACTACCCAAGATTATGGGTTCAACATTAAAGCACAATTTTAA
- a CDS encoding YpdA family putative bacillithiol disulfide reductase, whose product MTDTKDVLIIGAGPIGIACALECKKKGLQYIVIEKGTLINSIYNYPLNMTFFSTSEKLELDGIPFISNNPKPTRNEALEYYRRVATSNKLLINLYETILSVEKTESHFIVVSEKNTYKAKNIIISTGFYDIPKMLNITGESLPKVMHYYKEAHPFVMQKVIVVGASNSAVDAALEIYRKGGEVTMIVRGPEIGERVKYWVKPDIENRIKEGSIKAYFNSEIEKITESEVFITTPKGREILKNDFVIALTGYRPHFDFLKKIGVKFSENENQFPLYNPETMESNIDGLYLAGVICGGTETHKWFIENSRIHSKIIAQNISEKINIQQN is encoded by the coding sequence ATGACTGACACGAAAGACGTTTTAATAATTGGCGCTGGCCCAATAGGTATTGCCTGTGCTTTGGAATGTAAAAAAAAAGGTCTTCAGTACATAGTTATTGAAAAAGGGACACTTATCAATTCAATTTATAATTATCCGCTAAATATGACCTTCTTTTCCACTTCGGAAAAATTGGAGCTTGATGGTATTCCCTTCATCAGTAACAACCCCAAACCTACTAGAAATGAGGCTTTGGAATATTATAGGCGTGTAGCTACTTCTAATAAACTTCTTATAAATTTATATGAAACGATTCTTTCGGTTGAAAAAACTGAAAGTCATTTCATCGTAGTTTCAGAAAAAAACACTTACAAAGCCAAGAATATTATTATAAGTACAGGTTTTTACGACATTCCAAAAATGCTGAACATTACAGGCGAATCATTACCGAAAGTGATGCACTATTACAAAGAAGCGCATCCATTCGTAATGCAAAAGGTAATTGTGGTTGGCGCAAGCAATTCCGCTGTAGATGCTGCTTTGGAAATATATCGGAAAGGTGGTGAGGTAACTATGATTGTCCGTGGACCAGAAATAGGTGAACGCGTTAAATATTGGGTAAAACCAGACATTGAAAACCGAATTAAAGAAGGAAGTATAAAAGCATATTTTAATTCTGAAATTGAAAAAATTACTGAAAGTGAAGTTTTCATAACCACCCCAAAAGGTAGAGAAATTTTAAAGAATGATTTCGTAATTGCACTCACTGGATATAGACCCCATTTTGATTTTCTGAAAAAGATAGGAGTCAAGTTTTCGGAAAATGAAAACCAATTCCCACTATACAATCCTGAAACAATGGAAAGCAATATTGACGGACTATACTTAGCAGGGGTAATTTGTGGCGGAACGGAAACCCATAAATGGTTTATTGAAAACTCGCGAATTCATTCTAAAATTATTGCTCAAAACATTTCAGAAAAAATCAATATCCAGCAAAATTAA
- a CDS encoding zinc-dependent peptidase, producing MYITLKVETYAPELAPYAYGVVMFGIVFYFFRVFESWYASYFNRPLFRHYFVYKKVSASKETILKNQFDFYNKLSEKHKKQFNHRVAQFISEKKFIGRDNLIITERIEVLIAAIACMLSFGRRNYTYTLIDVILIYPSKFYSTTNNNYHKGEFNPRQRALVLSWEDFEEGFQISNDNLNVGIHEFMHAMQLETKGGDDLDSARFVKQFQNIMKTVANPEVRRQLDETKFFRAYAFRNQYEFMAVLAEYFFESPEDFKDAFPKLYDYTKKLLNFNFAGY from the coding sequence TTGTATATAACTTTAAAAGTAGAAACCTACGCACCTGAGCTTGCTCCTTATGCTTACGGTGTCGTAATGTTTGGTATTGTGTTTTATTTTTTTCGTGTTTTCGAAAGTTGGTACGCTTCCTATTTTAATAGACCCTTGTTTAGGCATTATTTTGTTTATAAGAAGGTGAGTGCTTCTAAAGAGACCATACTTAAAAATCAATTCGATTTTTATAATAAACTTTCGGAGAAGCACAAAAAACAATTCAACCATAGAGTGGCTCAGTTTATTTCTGAGAAAAAATTTATTGGAAGGGATAATTTGATAATTACAGAGCGGATTGAAGTTTTAATTGCTGCAATAGCTTGTATGCTTAGTTTTGGTAGAAGAAATTATACATACACTTTAATAGATGTTATACTTATCTATCCTTCTAAGTTTTACAGCACCACAAACAATAATTACCACAAAGGCGAATTTAATCCTCGACAAAGAGCCTTGGTACTTTCTTGGGAAGATTTTGAAGAAGGTTTTCAAATAAGCAATGACAATCTAAATGTTGGCATTCACGAATTTATGCACGCCATGCAGTTGGAGACCAAAGGTGGTGACGATTTGGATTCTGCTCGCTTCGTTAAGCAATTTCAAAATATTATGAAAACGGTGGCAAATCCTGAGGTTAGGCGCCAACTAGACGAAACTAAATTTTTTAGAGCTTACGCTTTTAGAAATCAATATGAATTTATGGCTGTGCTTGCTGAATACTTTTTTGAGTCGCCAGAAGATTTTAAAGATGCTTTTCCGAAGTTATATGATTATACCAAAAAGTTGCTGAACTTTAATTTTGCTGGATATTGA
- a CDS encoding four-helix bundle copper-binding protein: MKNEKLIHALGNCINHCNYCADACLDEENVKMMVNCIRTDRVCAEVCSTLNQLLATNFRDVKDLVSYCAKVCETCAEECGNHEAQHCKDCAEACRKCAAECRAYAA, from the coding sequence ATGAAAAACGAAAAATTAATTCACGCCCTCGGTAATTGCATAAACCATTGTAACTACTGTGCAGACGCATGTTTAGATGAAGAAAATGTAAAAATGATGGTAAACTGTATCCGTACAGATAGAGTTTGTGCCGAAGTGTGCAGTACTCTTAACCAACTTTTGGCGACAAATTTTAGGGACGTTAAAGATTTAGTGAGTTACTGTGCAAAAGTTTGTGAGACTTGTGCGGAAGAATGTGGAAATCACGAAGCGCAACACTGTAAAGATTGTGCTGAAGCCTGCAGAAAATGCGCAGCGGAATGTAGAGCGTATGCAGCTTAA
- the rpe gene encoding ribulose-phosphate 3-epimerase: protein MNDILIAPSVLAADFAYLQRDIEMINNSKADWFHIDVMDGLFVPNISFGMPVIKSIAAHAKKPLDVHLMIIDPDRYIKAFADLGTNILSVHYEACTHLHRSLQAIKAEGMQAGVAINPHTNVSLLEDTINDIDLVCMMSVNPGFGGQSFIENTYKKIKQLRKIIEANGASTKIEIDGGVTNENAKQLVAAGADVLVAGSYVFGSTDPSQTIQDLKKLTNN from the coding sequence ATGAACGACATACTAATTGCACCTTCCGTCCTTGCCGCAGATTTCGCTTACCTTCAGCGCGACATCGAAATGATAAACAATAGCAAAGCAGATTGGTTTCACATAGATGTGATGGATGGGCTTTTTGTTCCAAATATTTCTTTCGGAATGCCCGTGATTAAAAGCATTGCGGCACATGCTAAAAAACCCTTGGACGTTCATTTGATGATAATAGATCCAGATCGCTACATAAAAGCATTTGCTGATTTAGGAACAAATATACTTTCAGTTCATTATGAAGCTTGCACGCATCTACATCGTTCTTTACAAGCCATAAAAGCTGAAGGAATGCAAGCTGGCGTAGCCATAAACCCACATACCAATGTTTCGCTTTTAGAAGACACTATAAACGATATTGATTTGGTCTGTATGATGAGTGTAAACCCAGGTTTTGGCGGCCAGAGTTTTATTGAAAACACTTATAAGAAAATAAAACAACTTAGAAAAATTATTGAAGCCAACGGCGCTTCCACTAAAATTGAAATTGATGGCGGGGTAACTAACGAAAACGCCAAACAACTTGTTGCTGCTGGCGCAGATGTTTTAGTTGCCGGAAGCTATGTTTTTGGGTCGACCGATCCTTCACAAACCATTCAAGATTTAAAGAAACTTACAAATAATTAA